A single window of Narcine bancroftii isolate sNarBan1 chromosome 1, sNarBan1.hap1, whole genome shotgun sequence DNA harbors:
- the jcada gene encoding junctional cadherin 5-associated protein isoform X3, which yields MKTQNIPKLELKDHLLKNKLHKTEASRPDQQKGWIAEGQSMLEREVYEGKWRTPMDRKCQSLGTEEWKSSLGRQLSDSEGNRLRQNMLPKMVSDEVFQKEGIEYVKKGKSQSLPRVIPDTNGKEFQTGLHYITTSGFNRNRLEYQCLKDHLVLQTSSAYCNPKASSKWRENVQQSTQFTQLSKTKFNRPLKPPSYELYQQIRSSEMIPSLHVHEENEGQDIYFAKDNDVGAEHNSCPQLLTNCNLEPPVYVPPPSYKAPPQQKAGQKSFDKVPGCNTSAGQLPQATKTHLDQAHWCSENEGINKAHQSPAFDENHAKQLQLQAKNIRDGLGSNAPHTQKSHSTLHNGYVNDQKAFVKYIPFNDPRIRHITIMQSEKQCEEADYKQEHWNATEQIAEGNKIFGPSHRRSAFSVPSGSHYSTQAGLRLIAGPTTSNKWQVASKLEDENIVKSGPCYTPYVGDQCDSSLRHDSRILPSTIHPADFPQPSANAEVKPHANTGTTETVTQVKKWEPDSQCLAAPGKKQPKRRMTETIFCLISVPLKTSKESSDDAALSSDVRNGHVEKFNLDSTGNLTEQSFLSMSSSDLELQTLTGNMMPENGVKRLEHWNELSNKCADGYNFNQHRELRASGSWPGDQYKDQETQTGFNKGPRATHSFTSALKKIAKDYQSQRQSLSEPENSVLMEGDKISEEDTVISDQKWKQSNHSINGRTSLHPSSNSAFSRTAPAQYQVSKSHKNHLERTSKSPGRDAEEQVEESRACPQTSSNNDQGSIGFGQFLLKPVNRRPWDAISELENFNKEIQEHEDHNMQISQEQSEDREISASQLISSDKGFLNTQMPSCQNSELWLPEKPLTAPKEILDSGISKHCSDYTNILLEPQKPLRTSPVRNQHSSQLSNPLHEPISRRTSRTKSTMILNVSSTKNAQFTKLNNEKNAEDTYNKSQCKSINGVSKPMYQLSERKAQDILDKSTIIKDKAAGKKVVPAPKTGRNGIITKMFSQFDDHQTFSETDLSPLISCKSTKPIDDNLNDLFEHKAVEGISKTESFEERAARILGIDVAVEALISPTKKFQLQGVGENEAKSSSEEELDHTCKHIAPGSKCTSGEVLQDGIGKGLELDKPLEWKDSSVYITWLENGNTTPQNKLPKRDSVINKEMHLGERAVHDIFHEPFKEFYNWADKNCCFGTEIKSTSLMGPERKGRSTSGTIETLQGKLTTSPSRTALERLARMKEVDSVSRIRRLSIKSADSADELDEDQCSTEQGDKERPFMSVQKNDMRPTKKQVISLGQDLETFVPSIAVATENKEAGVFGYSCFIHSSWGTSFMSDELQQYLLARGIAMIRTTSYNPRWNGRRKGKMPQSGKLSSWH from the coding sequence ATGAAAACTCAAAACATTCCAAAACTTGAATTAAAAGATCATCTGCTGAAGAATAAACTGCACAAGACAGAAGCAAGTAGACCAGATCAGCAAAAAGGTTGGATAGCAGAAGGTCAGAGTATGTTGGAGAGGGAAGTGTATGAAGGCAAATGGAGAACTCCAATGGATCGCAAGTGTCAAAGCTTGGGAACAGAGGAATGGAAATCTTCTTTAGGAAGACAGTTGTCTGACAGTGAAGGAAACCGGTTGAGACAAAACATGTTGCCAAAGATGGTTAGTGATGAAGTATTTCAAAAAGAAGGAATAGAATATGTAAAAAAGGGAAAGTCTCAGTCATTGCCTCGGGTCATACCAGACACTAATGGCAAGGAATTTCAGACAGGACTACACTATATAACAACGTCTGGGTTTAATAGAAACAGACTGGAATATCAGTGTTTGAAAGATCATCTTGTATTGCAAACCAGCAGTGCTTATTGTAATCCTAAAGCAAGTTCAAAATGGAGAGAAAATGTCCAGCAGAGTACTCAGTTTACTCAGCTGTCCAAAACTAAGTTCAATAGACCACTAAAACCTCCTTCCTATGAACTGTATCAGCAAATTAGAAGTTCAGAAATGATACCCAGTCTCCATGTGCATGAAGAAAATGAAGGTCAAGACATATATTTTGCCAAGGACAATGATGTAGGGGCAGAGCATAACAGTTGTCCCCAACTTCTTACTAACTGCAACTTGGAGCCTCCTGTCTATGTGCCTCCCCCATCCTACAAAGCACCGCCTCAACAGAAAGCTGGTCAGAAGAGTTTTGATAAAGTGCCTGGTTGTAACACCAGCGCAGGTCAACTCCCTCAAGCAACAAAGACTCACTTGGATCAGGCTCATTGGTGCTCAGAAAATGAGGGGATTAATAAAGCTCATCAAAGCCCAGCTTTTGACGAGAACCACGCAAAACAACTTCAGCTACAAGCCAAAAATATCCGTGATGGATTAGGTAGTAATGCCCCTCACACTCAGAAAAGCCATAGTACATTACATAATGGATATGTGAATGACCAAAAGGCTTTTGTCAAGTACATACCATTTAATGATCCTCGAATTAGGCATATTACAATAATGCAATCTGAAAAGCAATGTGAAGAAGCAGATTATAAACAAGAGCACTGGAATGCAACAGAACAAATtgcagaaggaaataaaatatttggACCATCACACCGTCGTAGTGCCTTCTCTGTTCCGAGTGGGTCACATTATTCTACTCAGGCAGGCTTGAGACTGATAGCTGGTCCTACAACAAGTAACAAATGGCAGGTAGCATCCAAGTTAGAGGATGAGAATATTGTGAAGTCTGGCCCTTGTTATACACCATATGTAGGCGACCAGTGTGATTCCTCACTAAGGCATGACTCAAGGATTCTTCCAAGCACAATCCATCCTGCAGACTTTCCACAACCAAGTGCCAATGCAGAAGTAAAACCGCATGCAAACACAGGCACGACTGAGACAGTGACCCAAGTGAAAAAATGGGAGCCAGATTCCCAGTGTTTGGCTGCACCAGGAAAGAAACAGCCAAAAAGGAGAATGACAGAAACAATATTTTGTCTCATTTCAGTTCCACTCAAAACATCCAAAGAAAGTTCAGACGATGCTGCACTCAGTAGCGACGTGAGAAATGGGCATGTTGAAAAGTTCAACTTGGACAGCACTGGAAATTTAACTGAGCAAAGTTTTTTAAGCATGTCTTCTTCTGATTTGGAGTTGCAAACATTGACAGGAAACATGATGCCAGAAAATGGAGTGAAGAGACTGGAGCACTGGAATGAACTGAGCAATAAATGTGCAGATGGCTATAACTTTAACCAGCACAGAGAGTTAAGAGCCTCTGGTTCTTGGCCAGGAGATCAGTACAAAGATCAGGAAACACAAACAGGTTTCAATAAAGGCCCTCGTGCTACTCATTCATTCACTAGtgccttaaaaaaaattgctaagGACTACCAGAGTCAAAGGCAGAGCCTCTCAGAACCTGAAAATTCTGTGTTAATGGAAGGGGACAAAATTAGTGAAGAAGATACTGTCATCAGTGACCAGAAATGGAAGCAGAGTAACCATTCAATAAATGGTCGGACAAGCCTGCATCCATCCAGTAACAGTGCTTTCTCAAGAACAGCCCCTGCACAATATCAGGTTAGTAAATCACACAAAAATCACCTGGAGAGAACTTCAAAAAGCCCAGGAAGAGATGCAGAGGAACAGGTGGAAGAGAGCAGAGCATGCCCACAGACTTCATCCAACAATGACCAAGGATCCATTGGTTTTGGTCAGTTTCTCCTTAAACCTGTGAACCGGCGTCCTTGGGATGCAATTAGTGAGCTGGAAAATTTCAACAAAGAGATTCAGGAACATGAGGATCATAACATGCAGATATCACAAGAGCAAAGCGAAGACAGAGAGATTTCTGCATCCCAATTGATAAGCTCAGATAAAGGTTTTTTAAACACTCAAATGCCTTCCTGTCAGAACTCTGAGCTCTGGCTGCCTGAAAAGCCATTGACTGCACCCAAAGAAATCTTGGACAGTGGGATCAGCAAACACTGTTCAGATTACACCAATATTCTTCTGGAGCCACAGAAACCGTTAAGGACATCCCCAGTCAGGAACCAGCACAGCAGCCAGTTGAGCAATCCACTCCATGAACCTATCAGCCGAAGAACCTCGAGAACTAAAAGCACAATGATTTTAAATGTGTCCTCAACAAAAAACGCACAGTTCACTAAATTAAACAATGAGAAGAATGCAGAGGACACCTATAACAAAAGCCAATGCAAAAGCATCAATGGAGTTAGTAAACCTATGTATCAGCTAAGTGAAAGAAAGGCACAAGATATCCTTGACAAAAGCACCATCATCAAAGATAAGGCCGCAGGTAAAAAAGTTGTACCAGCTCCAAAAACTGGGCGCAATGGCATTATCACCAAAATGTTCTCTCAATTTGACGATCATCAGACTTTTTCAGAAACTGACCTGAGCCCTTTAATTTCTTGTAAAAGCACAAAACCAATTGATGACAATCTGAATGACCTCTTTGAACACAAAGCAGTGGAAGGAATATCCAAAACTGAATCATTTGAAGAAAGAGCTGCCAGGATTTTAGGCATCGACGTGGCAGTGGAAGCCTTGATATCTCCAACGAAGAAATTTCAGCTTCAGGGTGTAGGAGAGAATGAGGCAAAGTCTTCCTCAGAAGAGGAACTGGATCATACGTGCAAACATATCGCGCCAGGCAGCAAATGCACTTCAGGAGAAGTATTGCAGGATGGAATTGGAAAAGGTTTGGAACTTGACAAACCACTGGAATGGAAAGACAGCTCAGTCTACATAACATGGTTAGAAAATGGAAATACTACACCACAGAATAAATTACCAAAGCGGGATTCTGTCATTAACAAGGAAATGCATTTGGGGGAAAGGGCCGTCCATGACATCTTTCATGAACCCTTCAAGGAGTTTTATAATTGGGCTGACAAAAACTGCTGCTTTGGCACAGAAATCAAAAGCACCTCTCTCATGGGTCCAGAGAGGAAAGGTCGAAGCACTTCAGGAACCATTGAAACTTTGCAAGGTAAGCTGACAACATCTCCAAGTCGTACAGCCCTGGAACGCTTGGCCCGGATGAAAGAGGTAGACTCAGTTTCCCGTATCAGGCGTCTCAGCATTAAAAGTGCAGATTCTGCTGATGAGCTTGATGAAGATCAATGTAGCACCGAGCAAGGAGATAAGGAAAGACCTTTTATGTCAGTCCAAAAGAACGACATGCGCCCAACAAAGAAACAGGTTATTTCGCTGGGACAAGATTTAGAAACTTTTGTGCCTTCAATTGCAGTCGCTACTGAGAACAAAGAGGCAGGAG
- the jcada gene encoding junctional cadherin 5-associated protein isoform X2, which yields MFSVEDLLISHGYQAPRRGSGDKPPPTSSSSSDSFQARCHREGWRKSGHGTVNGYEADRRPAAGGRRPTVEDDLSDSQGSEGRRAGASCCAHGQGLSPLPADDTGLNSGRPLPCSSRVSSGKDVNYWRRRGQDFSVLLDYTNRGDSEGTNTMKTQNIPKLELKDHLLKNKLHKTEASRPDQQKGWIAEGQSMLEREVYEGKWRTPMDRKCQSLGTEEWKSSLGRQLSDSEGNRLRQNMLPKMVSDEVFQKEGIEYVKKGKSQSLPRVIPDTNGKEFQTGLHYITTSGFNRNRLEYQCLKDHLVLQTSSAYCNPKASSKWRENVQQSTQFTQLSKTKFNRPLKPPSYELYQQIRSSEMIPSLHVHEENEGQDIYFAKDNDVGAEHNSCPQLLTNCNLEPPVYVPPPSYKAPPQQKAGQKSFDKVPGCNTSAGQLPQATKTHLDQAHWCSENEGINKAHQSPAFDENHAKQLQLQAKNIRDGLGSNAPHTQKSHSTLHNGYVNDQKAFVKYIPFNDPRIRHITIMQSEKQCEEADYKQEHWNATEQIAEGNKIFGPSHRRSAFSVPSGSHYSTQAGLRLIAGPTTSNKWQVASKLEDENIVKSGPCYTPYVGDQCDSSLRHDSRILPSTIHPADFPQPSANAEVKPHANTGTTETVTQVKKWEPDSQCLAAPGKKQPKRRMTETIFCLISVPLKTSKESSDDAALSSDVRNGHVEKFNLDSTGNLTEQSFLSMSSSDLELQTLTGNMMPENGVKRLEHWNELSNKCADGYNFNQHRELRASGSWPGDQYKDQETQTGFNKGPRATHSFTSALKKIAKDYQSQRQSLSEPENSVLMEGDKISEEDTVISDQKWKQSNHSINGRTSLHPSSNSAFSRTAPAQYQVSKSHKNHLERTSKSPGRDAEEQVEESRACPQTSSNNDQGSIGFGQFLLKPVNRRPWDAISELENFNKEIQEHEDHNMQISQEQSEDREISASQLISSDKGFLNTQMPSCQNSELWLPEKPLTAPKEILDSGISKHCSDYTNILLEPQKPLRTSPVRNQHSSQLSNPLHEPISRRTSRTKSTMILNVSSTKNAQFTKLNNEKNAEDTYNKSQCKSINGVSKPMYQLSERKAQDILDKSTIIKDKAAGKKVVPAPKTGRNGIITKMFSQFDDHQTFSETDLSPLISCKSTKPIDDNLNDLFEHKAVEGISKTESFEERAARILGIDVAVEALISPTKKFQLQGVGENEAKSSSEEELDHTCKHIAPGSKCTSGEVLQDGIGKGLELDKPLEWKDSSVYITWLENGNTTPQNKLPKRDSVINKEMHLGERAVHDIFHEPFKEFYNWADKNCCFGTEIKSTSLMGPERKGRSTSGTIETLQGKLTTSPSRTALERLARMKEVDSVSRIRRLSIKSADSADELDEDQCSTEQGDKERPFMSVQKNDMRPTKKQVISLGQDLETFVPSIAVATENKEAGDTYDPSKVETV from the coding sequence GTTAAACAGTGGCCGTCCATTACCTTGTTCCTCGAGGGTCAGCTCGGGCAAAGATGTCAACTACTGGAGACGAAGGGGTCAAGACTTCAGTGTTTTACTAGATTATACAAACCGGGGAGATTCAGAAGGAACTAACACAATGAAAACTCAAAACATTCCAAAACTTGAATTAAAAGATCATCTGCTGAAGAATAAACTGCACAAGACAGAAGCAAGTAGACCAGATCAGCAAAAAGGTTGGATAGCAGAAGGTCAGAGTATGTTGGAGAGGGAAGTGTATGAAGGCAAATGGAGAACTCCAATGGATCGCAAGTGTCAAAGCTTGGGAACAGAGGAATGGAAATCTTCTTTAGGAAGACAGTTGTCTGACAGTGAAGGAAACCGGTTGAGACAAAACATGTTGCCAAAGATGGTTAGTGATGAAGTATTTCAAAAAGAAGGAATAGAATATGTAAAAAAGGGAAAGTCTCAGTCATTGCCTCGGGTCATACCAGACACTAATGGCAAGGAATTTCAGACAGGACTACACTATATAACAACGTCTGGGTTTAATAGAAACAGACTGGAATATCAGTGTTTGAAAGATCATCTTGTATTGCAAACCAGCAGTGCTTATTGTAATCCTAAAGCAAGTTCAAAATGGAGAGAAAATGTCCAGCAGAGTACTCAGTTTACTCAGCTGTCCAAAACTAAGTTCAATAGACCACTAAAACCTCCTTCCTATGAACTGTATCAGCAAATTAGAAGTTCAGAAATGATACCCAGTCTCCATGTGCATGAAGAAAATGAAGGTCAAGACATATATTTTGCCAAGGACAATGATGTAGGGGCAGAGCATAACAGTTGTCCCCAACTTCTTACTAACTGCAACTTGGAGCCTCCTGTCTATGTGCCTCCCCCATCCTACAAAGCACCGCCTCAACAGAAAGCTGGTCAGAAGAGTTTTGATAAAGTGCCTGGTTGTAACACCAGCGCAGGTCAACTCCCTCAAGCAACAAAGACTCACTTGGATCAGGCTCATTGGTGCTCAGAAAATGAGGGGATTAATAAAGCTCATCAAAGCCCAGCTTTTGACGAGAACCACGCAAAACAACTTCAGCTACAAGCCAAAAATATCCGTGATGGATTAGGTAGTAATGCCCCTCACACTCAGAAAAGCCATAGTACATTACATAATGGATATGTGAATGACCAAAAGGCTTTTGTCAAGTACATACCATTTAATGATCCTCGAATTAGGCATATTACAATAATGCAATCTGAAAAGCAATGTGAAGAAGCAGATTATAAACAAGAGCACTGGAATGCAACAGAACAAATtgcagaaggaaataaaatatttggACCATCACACCGTCGTAGTGCCTTCTCTGTTCCGAGTGGGTCACATTATTCTACTCAGGCAGGCTTGAGACTGATAGCTGGTCCTACAACAAGTAACAAATGGCAGGTAGCATCCAAGTTAGAGGATGAGAATATTGTGAAGTCTGGCCCTTGTTATACACCATATGTAGGCGACCAGTGTGATTCCTCACTAAGGCATGACTCAAGGATTCTTCCAAGCACAATCCATCCTGCAGACTTTCCACAACCAAGTGCCAATGCAGAAGTAAAACCGCATGCAAACACAGGCACGACTGAGACAGTGACCCAAGTGAAAAAATGGGAGCCAGATTCCCAGTGTTTGGCTGCACCAGGAAAGAAACAGCCAAAAAGGAGAATGACAGAAACAATATTTTGTCTCATTTCAGTTCCACTCAAAACATCCAAAGAAAGTTCAGACGATGCTGCACTCAGTAGCGACGTGAGAAATGGGCATGTTGAAAAGTTCAACTTGGACAGCACTGGAAATTTAACTGAGCAAAGTTTTTTAAGCATGTCTTCTTCTGATTTGGAGTTGCAAACATTGACAGGAAACATGATGCCAGAAAATGGAGTGAAGAGACTGGAGCACTGGAATGAACTGAGCAATAAATGTGCAGATGGCTATAACTTTAACCAGCACAGAGAGTTAAGAGCCTCTGGTTCTTGGCCAGGAGATCAGTACAAAGATCAGGAAACACAAACAGGTTTCAATAAAGGCCCTCGTGCTACTCATTCATTCACTAGtgccttaaaaaaaattgctaagGACTACCAGAGTCAAAGGCAGAGCCTCTCAGAACCTGAAAATTCTGTGTTAATGGAAGGGGACAAAATTAGTGAAGAAGATACTGTCATCAGTGACCAGAAATGGAAGCAGAGTAACCATTCAATAAATGGTCGGACAAGCCTGCATCCATCCAGTAACAGTGCTTTCTCAAGAACAGCCCCTGCACAATATCAGGTTAGTAAATCACACAAAAATCACCTGGAGAGAACTTCAAAAAGCCCAGGAAGAGATGCAGAGGAACAGGTGGAAGAGAGCAGAGCATGCCCACAGACTTCATCCAACAATGACCAAGGATCCATTGGTTTTGGTCAGTTTCTCCTTAAACCTGTGAACCGGCGTCCTTGGGATGCAATTAGTGAGCTGGAAAATTTCAACAAAGAGATTCAGGAACATGAGGATCATAACATGCAGATATCACAAGAGCAAAGCGAAGACAGAGAGATTTCTGCATCCCAATTGATAAGCTCAGATAAAGGTTTTTTAAACACTCAAATGCCTTCCTGTCAGAACTCTGAGCTCTGGCTGCCTGAAAAGCCATTGACTGCACCCAAAGAAATCTTGGACAGTGGGATCAGCAAACACTGTTCAGATTACACCAATATTCTTCTGGAGCCACAGAAACCGTTAAGGACATCCCCAGTCAGGAACCAGCACAGCAGCCAGTTGAGCAATCCACTCCATGAACCTATCAGCCGAAGAACCTCGAGAACTAAAAGCACAATGATTTTAAATGTGTCCTCAACAAAAAACGCACAGTTCACTAAATTAAACAATGAGAAGAATGCAGAGGACACCTATAACAAAAGCCAATGCAAAAGCATCAATGGAGTTAGTAAACCTATGTATCAGCTAAGTGAAAGAAAGGCACAAGATATCCTTGACAAAAGCACCATCATCAAAGATAAGGCCGCAGGTAAAAAAGTTGTACCAGCTCCAAAAACTGGGCGCAATGGCATTATCACCAAAATGTTCTCTCAATTTGACGATCATCAGACTTTTTCAGAAACTGACCTGAGCCCTTTAATTTCTTGTAAAAGCACAAAACCAATTGATGACAATCTGAATGACCTCTTTGAACACAAAGCAGTGGAAGGAATATCCAAAACTGAATCATTTGAAGAAAGAGCTGCCAGGATTTTAGGCATCGACGTGGCAGTGGAAGCCTTGATATCTCCAACGAAGAAATTTCAGCTTCAGGGTGTAGGAGAGAATGAGGCAAAGTCTTCCTCAGAAGAGGAACTGGATCATACGTGCAAACATATCGCGCCAGGCAGCAAATGCACTTCAGGAGAAGTATTGCAGGATGGAATTGGAAAAGGTTTGGAACTTGACAAACCACTGGAATGGAAAGACAGCTCAGTCTACATAACATGGTTAGAAAATGGAAATACTACACCACAGAATAAATTACCAAAGCGGGATTCTGTCATTAACAAGGAAATGCATTTGGGGGAAAGGGCCGTCCATGACATCTTTCATGAACCCTTCAAGGAGTTTTATAATTGGGCTGACAAAAACTGCTGCTTTGGCACAGAAATCAAAAGCACCTCTCTCATGGGTCCAGAGAGGAAAGGTCGAAGCACTTCAGGAACCATTGAAACTTTGCAAGGTAAGCTGACAACATCTCCAAGTCGTACAGCCCTGGAACGCTTGGCCCGGATGAAAGAGGTAGACTCAGTTTCCCGTATCAGGCGTCTCAGCATTAAAAGTGCAGATTCTGCTGATGAGCTTGATGAAGATCAATGTAGCACCGAGCAAGGAGATAAGGAAAGACCTTTTATGTCAGTCCAAAAGAACGACATGCGCCCAACAAAGAAACAGGTTATTTCGCTGGGACAAGATTTAGAAACTTTTGTGCCTTCAATTGCAGTCGCTACTGAGAACAAAGAGGCAGGAG